The Triticum aestivum cultivar Chinese Spring chromosome 3A, IWGSC CS RefSeq v2.1, whole genome shotgun sequence genome includes a region encoding these proteins:
- the LOC123058980 gene encoding uncharacterized protein isoform X2 gives MATAAVLILLASLLPALAPGTDSSSSASDYGLALKPSHKCGVVLPVAVGTYDMGTYAPGSAYEATLRHLVATIPAMANAESSGSSYYRESCRDGAGACGRSYVDDAGESPNRIVASGYCSWHRDVKSPDCGACIALAFEEAQRLCPFQRMAEAAVDGGACNCSAHFHDYDIMEQFQHGDPSDPRWNTPEQVVGVVVEKEENITRMRWACRTLETTIMEILANLGWMSNKRICA, from the exons ATGGCCACCGCCGCGGTCCTCATCCTGCTCGCATCGCTCCTCCCGGCGCTAGCCCCCGGAACCGATAGCAGCTCGTCCGCCTCTGACTACGGCTTGGCCCTCAAGCCTAGTCACAAGTGCGGCGTCGTCCTGCCCGTCGCCGTGGGCACCTACGACATGGGCACGTACGCTCCGGGCAGCGCGTACGAGGCCACCCTGCGCCATCTCGTCGCCACCATTCCCGCCATGGCGAATGCGGAATCCAGCGGCTCCTCTTATTACAGGGAGTCCTGCCGCGACGGTGCCGGCGCGTGCGGGCGCTCATACGTCGACGACGCCGGCGAGAGCCCCAATCGGATTGTGGCCTCCGGCTACTGCTCATGGCACCGGGACGTCAAGTCGCCGGACTGCGGCGCTTGCATCGCGCTGGCCTTCGAGGAGGCGCAGAGGCTGTGCCCGTTCCAGAGGATGGCTGAGGCCGCGGTTGACGGCGGCGCGTGCAACTGCAGCGCACACTTCCACGACTACGACATCATGGAGCAGTTCCAGCACGGCGACCCCA GTGATCCTCGGTGGAACACACCGGAGCAGGTCGTGGGCGTTGTTGTGGAAAAAGAGGAGAACATCACGAGAATGAGATGGGCATGCCGAACCTTGGAGACAACAATCATGGAGATCTTAGCTAACCTTGGGTGGATGTCTAACAAAAGAATTTGTGCCTAG
- the LOC123058980 gene encoding uncharacterized protein isoform X1, protein MATAAVLILLASLLPALAPGTDSSSSASDYGLALKPSHKCGVVLPVAVGTYDMGTYAPGSAYEATLRHLVATIPAMANAESSGSSYYRESCRDGAGACGRSYVDDAGESPNRIVASGYCSWHRDVKSPDCGACIALAFEEAQRLCPFQRMAEAAVDGGACNCSAHFHDYDIMEQFQHGDPSSDPRWNTPEQVVGVVVEKEENITRMRWACRTLETTIMEILANLGWMSNKRICA, encoded by the exons ATGGCCACCGCCGCGGTCCTCATCCTGCTCGCATCGCTCCTCCCGGCGCTAGCCCCCGGAACCGATAGCAGCTCGTCCGCCTCTGACTACGGCTTGGCCCTCAAGCCTAGTCACAAGTGCGGCGTCGTCCTGCCCGTCGCCGTGGGCACCTACGACATGGGCACGTACGCTCCGGGCAGCGCGTACGAGGCCACCCTGCGCCATCTCGTCGCCACCATTCCCGCCATGGCGAATGCGGAATCCAGCGGCTCCTCTTATTACAGGGAGTCCTGCCGCGACGGTGCCGGCGCGTGCGGGCGCTCATACGTCGACGACGCCGGCGAGAGCCCCAATCGGATTGTGGCCTCCGGCTACTGCTCATGGCACCGGGACGTCAAGTCGCCGGACTGCGGCGCTTGCATCGCGCTGGCCTTCGAGGAGGCGCAGAGGCTGTGCCCGTTCCAGAGGATGGCTGAGGCCGCGGTTGACGGCGGCGCGTGCAACTGCAGCGCACACTTCCACGACTACGACATCATGGAGCAGTTCCAGCACGGCGACCCCAGTA GTGATCCTCGGTGGAACACACCGGAGCAGGTCGTGGGCGTTGTTGTGGAAAAAGAGGAGAACATCACGAGAATGAGATGGGCATGCCGAACCTTGGAGACAACAATCATGGAGATCTTAGCTAACCTTGGGTGGATGTCTAACAAAAGAATTTGTGCCTAG